From Nycticebus coucang isolate mNycCou1 chromosome 6, mNycCou1.pri, whole genome shotgun sequence, the proteins below share one genomic window:
- the IL18 gene encoding interleukin-18, producing the protein MAAEIVDNNCIDFIDFVAMKFIDDTLYFIAENDENLESDYFGKLEPKFSILRNLNDQVLFIDQGNKPVFEDMTDSDCEANASQTKLLINLYKDSFARGMAVTISVKCEKIATLSCENKIISFKDISPPDSIKEAESDIIFFQTSLPGHDTKMRFESSLYKGYFLACKKDSDLFKLILKKKDEPGDKSTIFTIQDKD; encoded by the exons ATGGCTGCTGAAATAGTGGACAACAACTGCATCGACTTCATCGACTTTGTGGCGATGAAATTTATTGACGATACACTTTACTTTATAG cTGAAAATGATG AAAACCTGGAATCAGACTACTTCGGCAAACTTGAACCTAAATTCTCAATCTTAAGAAATTTGAATGACCAAGTTCTCTTCATTGACCAGGGAAATAAGCCTGTATTCGAGGATATGACTGATTCTGATTGTGAag CTAATGCATCCCAGACCAAATTACTCATAAATCTATATAAAGATAGCTTTGCTAGAGGTATGGCTGTAACCATCTCTGTGAAGTGTGAGAAAATTGCAACTCTCTCCTGTGAgaacaaaattatttcctttaag GATATCAGTCCTCCTGATAGTATCAAGGAGGCAGAAAGTGACATCATATTCTTTCAGACGAGTCTTCCAGGACATGATACTAAGATGAGATTTGAGTCTTCATTATACAAAGGGTACTTTCTAGCCTGTAAAAAAGACAGTGACCTTTTCaaactcattttgaaaaaaaaggaTGAACCTGGGGATAAATCTACAATATTCACTATTCAGGATAAAGactaa
- the TEX12 gene encoding testis-expressed protein 12, with the protein MMANHLVKSDTRNCKRPRESELQVPDSPQLSSAGKSDSSVSESSGLFYNDESLEKDLNDMSKEINLMLSTYAKILRQRAAVDASYIGEIDGLFKEANTIENFLIQKRELLRQRFTVIANTLHR; encoded by the exons ATGATGGCAAACCACCTTGTAAAATCTGATACTAGAAATTGCAAGAGGCCAAGAGAATCTGAG ctgcaggtgccAGATAGTCCACAGCTGTCTTCTGCAGGAAAATCAGATTCATCTGTTTCTGAAAGTTCTGGACTATTTTATAATGATGAATCACTGGAGAAAGATTTGAATG ATATGAGCAAGGAAATTAATCTAATGTTGTCTACATATGCAAAGATCTTAAGGCAA AGAGCAGCAGTAGATGCATCTTACATTGGCGAGATAGACGGACTCTTCAAAGAAGCCAACACTATTGAAAACTTCCTCATACAAAAAAGAGAGCTCCTGAGACAGAGGTTTACAGTGATTGCAAACACACTGCACAGATAA